From Halanaeroarchaeum sulfurireducens, a single genomic window includes:
- the glpA gene encoding anaerobic glycerol-3-phosphate dehydrogenase subunit GlpA — translation MQSRAEVVVVGGGATGTGITRDLAMRGVDVTLVERDRLAFGTSGRMHGLLHSGARYAVSDPDTARHCHDENRTLRDIAAHCVEDTGGLFVQLPEDDAEYFDRKQRACQEAGIPTAEIDADRARREEPLLSSAVERALRVPDAAIDPFGLVAANAASAADHGATIRTHTPVTDVLVEGGAVVGVAIDDESTAGRSTIRAEQVVNATGPWAGDLAAMAGVDVPMRPAKGAMMVTNVRQVDTVINRCRPRAEGDILVPHGTTAILGTTDREIEDPDAYEEESSEVTHLVEELSEMVPALAEARPLRAYWGVRPLFAPDGQEDTTADSRDFAILDHQERDGIGGFTTVVGGKLTLYRLMAERVADLIAGRLGVDAPCRTASEPLPGSDGAVDVRTVMQRFDLRSQVAHRTADRLGDRTDPVLEGSESADRRVLCECEAVTRAEVRDAIEAVGPDIEAIRNRTRAAMGTCQGTRCGHRLASEIAHVHGPEAGMDALDDLTAERWQGQRHVAEGRLGQLALAYSIHGGTYNRARNPEAFRAVEYDAFGGGDGDDT, via the coding sequence ATGCAATCGCGGGCGGAGGTAGTGGTCGTCGGTGGTGGCGCGACCGGAACCGGCATCACTCGCGACCTGGCGATGCGAGGGGTCGACGTGACGCTCGTCGAGCGGGATCGACTCGCGTTCGGTACCTCGGGGCGAATGCACGGGCTCCTCCACAGCGGCGCCCGGTACGCCGTCTCCGACCCGGACACCGCCAGGCACTGCCACGACGAGAACCGGACGCTTCGCGACATCGCCGCCCACTGTGTCGAGGACACGGGCGGGCTGTTCGTGCAATTGCCCGAGGACGATGCGGAGTACTTCGATCGAAAGCAGCGGGCCTGCCAGGAGGCGGGGATTCCAACAGCAGAGATCGATGCCGACCGCGCCCGCCGCGAGGAGCCGTTGCTCTCCAGTGCGGTCGAACGGGCGCTCCGGGTTCCCGACGCCGCCATCGATCCGTTCGGACTCGTCGCCGCGAACGCGGCGAGCGCGGCGGACCACGGAGCCACCATTCGAACTCACACCCCCGTGACCGACGTCCTCGTGGAGGGCGGGGCCGTGGTGGGCGTCGCGATCGACGACGAATCTACGGCGGGCCGATCGACGATCCGGGCGGAGCAGGTCGTGAATGCCACGGGACCCTGGGCCGGCGACCTTGCGGCGATGGCCGGCGTCGACGTCCCGATGCGGCCGGCGAAGGGGGCGATGATGGTGACGAACGTCCGCCAGGTGGACACCGTGATCAACCGCTGTCGGCCACGGGCGGAGGGCGATATCCTCGTGCCCCACGGGACGACGGCAATACTGGGAACGACCGACCGGGAGATCGAGGATCCGGACGCCTACGAGGAGGAGTCCTCGGAGGTAACCCACCTCGTCGAGGAACTCTCCGAAATGGTGCCGGCGTTGGCCGAGGCGCGTCCGCTCCGGGCGTACTGGGGCGTGAGGCCACTGTTCGCTCCGGACGGTCAGGAAGACACCACCGCCGATTCGCGGGACTTCGCCATTCTGGACCACCAGGAACGCGACGGCATTGGTGGCTTCACCACGGTCGTCGGCGGGAAACTGACGTTGTACCGCTTGATGGCAGAGCGCGTCGCGGACCTGATCGCCGGACGATTGGGGGTGGACGCCCCCTGTCGAACCGCGAGCGAGCCCCTCCCCGGCAGCGACGGGGCGGTCGACGTCCGCACTGTCATGCAGCGATTCGACCTCCGAAGCCAGGTGGCCCACCGGACGGCTGATCGCCTCGGTGACAGGACGGATCCAGTCCTCGAGGGCTCCGAGAGCGCGGACCGAAGGGTCCTCTGCGAGTGCGAGGCCGTCACGCGGGCGGAGGTCAGGGATGCCATCGAGGCCGTCGGCCCCGACATCGAGGCCATCAGGAATCGCACTCGGGCGGCGATGGGGACGTGTCAGGGCACGCGCTGTGGGCATCGGCTCGCGAGCGAGATCGCCCACGTTCACGGTCCGGAGGCGGGTATGGACGCCCTCGACGACCTCACGGCCGAGCGATGGCAGGGCCAGCGCCACGTCGCCGAGGGACGGCTGGGCCAGCTCGCGCTCGCCTACTCGATTCACGGCGGGACCTACAACCGCGCTCGCAACCCCGAGGCGTTCCGCGCGGTGGAATACGACGCGTTCGGGGGAGGTGACGGCGATGACACGTGA
- the glpB gene encoding glycerol-3-phosphate dehydrogenase subunit GlpB, whose protein sequence is MTRDWDVVVVGGGLAGRMAALAASDAGASVHVVSAAEGELRHGSAMVDVLGYAPASGEPIARPFEHLADLPPAHPYSLLGEGTIRRAMAFLCDRLGDRYRGLDSDRNTLLSSQLGIPIPAFGYPTTVELGSLSRQGDVLLVDVRPLPDFDAAIAARNLDRAGVPATVDAVSIDLTDVLAGDVSRLRVAQRLDVEMGQKPSERDLLPALHEALHDRSMGYDRVGLPAVLGIERAEWVRKMTAEPLESEVFEIPTGPQSVLGIRFDRKLDEALSRADVYQTQGPRVVDYRASDGHVSAIAIDREGATEWIRGQHFVLATGGLVGGGLDQRDDELFDPVFDVPVDGPAGAWTAADPFQTQPFARVGVQVDDGLRPLDASGEPSHANLRAVGDVLGGFDPVAEGSGAGIAAATGYAAGRWAATGGRP, encoded by the coding sequence ATGACACGTGACTGGGACGTGGTCGTCGTGGGGGGCGGTCTCGCCGGGCGGATGGCCGCGCTCGCAGCGAGTGACGCCGGGGCGTCGGTCCACGTCGTGTCGGCGGCCGAGGGAGAACTGCGTCACGGGAGTGCGATGGTCGACGTCCTGGGGTACGCCCCTGCATCCGGCGAGCCGATCGCCAGGCCGTTCGAACATCTCGCGGACCTCCCGCCGGCACATCCGTACTCCCTGCTCGGGGAGGGGACGATCCGACGGGCGATGGCGTTCCTCTGCGACCGGCTGGGCGATCGGTATCGCGGTCTCGATTCCGATCGGAACACCCTCCTGTCGAGTCAGCTCGGGATACCGATCCCGGCGTTCGGGTATCCGACGACGGTCGAACTGGGATCGCTCTCCCGCCAGGGAGACGTCCTCCTGGTCGACGTCCGTCCGCTGCCCGATTTCGACGCCGCGATCGCCGCCCGGAACCTCGACCGCGCCGGCGTCCCCGCCACAGTGGACGCGGTATCGATCGATCTCACCGACGTCCTCGCGGGCGACGTCTCCCGTCTGCGCGTGGCCCAGCGACTCGACGTGGAGATGGGCCAGAAGCCCTCCGAGCGGGACCTGCTTCCGGCGCTCCACGAAGCGCTGCACGACCGCTCGATGGGATACGACCGCGTCGGACTTCCCGCGGTCCTCGGCATCGAACGCGCCGAGTGGGTCCGGAAGATGACCGCCGAACCGCTCGAGTCCGAGGTTTTCGAGATCCCGACCGGCCCACAGAGCGTCCTCGGGATACGGTTCGACCGCAAACTGGACGAGGCGCTCTCCCGGGCCGACGTCTATCAGACCCAGGGGCCACGGGTGGTGGATTACCGGGCATCCGACGGCCATGTCTCGGCGATTGCCATCGATCGGGAGGGTGCCACCGAGTGGATCCGAGGACAGCACTTCGTCCTGGCGACCGGTGGCCTCGTCGGCGGTGGCCTCGACCAGCGCGATGACGAACTCTTCGATCCGGTGTTCGACGTTCCGGTCGACGGGCCCGCGGGGGCGTGGACGGCCGCGGACCCGTTCCAGACGCAGCCATTCGCCAGGGTTGGCGTCCAGGTCGACGACGGCCTGAGACCCCTCGATGCGAGCGGGGAACCCAGCCACGCGAATCTTCGAGCCGTGGGCGACGTCCTGGGTGGGTTCGATCCCGTCGCGGAGGGATCCGGCGCCGGGATCGCAGCCGCCACGGGCTACGCGGCCGGCCGGTGGGCGGCGACGGGGGGTCGGCCATGA
- a CDS encoding anaerobic glycerol-3-phosphate dehydrogenase subunit C, translating into MSDDRDRTLSLRVETDACYQCATCDTVCPIAPVEDSFPGPKFEGPEQWRLRGEDTPIDPSIEACSNCLQCEAACPEGVSLGRLLNETRAEHVRERSSFSAKHVRDRLLANYGRLAAVASRVPRLTNALANSPVVRAIAERTLGIVSTREAPAFATETFREWWNERGGARISDPEQRVAYFHGDYANYHTPAVGRALVEVYEHFGYEVAVPEQRCSGTPMFANGFLDDAERVASFNVDRLAPLVADGYDVVASCTSCSYAIRSEYPDLFDMEGVETVSENTYDALEYLRANESLEAALAGASLDLGTLAYHAPCHARNQGLAQQTPDTFDRVANVDVVDVGDSCSGMSGTYGWKEERYETSMTVGQEMFDGIETVDADTAVTECPTCAMQMEHGSGVTVSHPLELLCEALDV; encoded by the coding sequence ATGAGCGACGACCGGGACCGCACGCTCTCCCTGCGGGTCGAAACGGACGCGTGCTATCAGTGTGCGACGTGCGACACCGTCTGTCCGATCGCGCCAGTAGAGGACTCGTTTCCCGGGCCGAAATTCGAGGGGCCCGAGCAGTGGCGTCTTCGCGGCGAGGACACGCCGATCGACCCCTCGATCGAGGCGTGTTCGAACTGCCTCCAGTGTGAGGCCGCGTGTCCCGAGGGCGTCTCGCTGGGTCGGCTGCTCAACGAGACGCGGGCCGAACACGTCCGAGAGCGCTCGTCCTTTTCCGCGAAACACGTTCGCGACCGGCTGCTCGCGAACTACGGTCGCCTGGCGGCCGTGGCGAGTCGAGTGCCACGCCTGACGAACGCGCTCGCGAACAGCCCCGTCGTCCGGGCGATCGCGGAGCGGACCCTCGGTATCGTGTCCACCCGCGAGGCCCCCGCATTCGCGACGGAGACGTTTCGCGAATGGTGGAACGAGCGCGGCGGGGCTCGGATATCGGATCCGGAACAGCGTGTGGCGTACTTCCACGGCGACTACGCCAATTACCACACGCCCGCGGTCGGTCGGGCACTCGTTGAGGTCTACGAGCACTTCGGGTACGAGGTGGCGGTTCCCGAGCAGCGGTGTTCGGGCACGCCGATGTTCGCGAACGGCTTCCTCGACGACGCCGAGCGCGTGGCCTCGTTCAACGTGGACCGACTCGCCCCACTCGTGGCGGACGGCTACGACGTGGTCGCCAGTTGCACCTCCTGTTCGTACGCGATCCGCTCGGAATATCCCGACCTCTTCGACATGGAGGGCGTCGAGACCGTCTCGGAGAACACCTACGACGCCCTCGAGTATCTGCGGGCCAACGAGTCCCTCGAAGCGGCGCTCGCTGGAGCCTCCCTCGACCTCGGCACGCTCGCCTATCACGCACCGTGTCACGCCCGCAACCAGGGGCTGGCACAGCAGACGCCCGACACGTTCGATCGGGTTGCGAACGTCGACGTGGTCGACGTTGGCGACTCCTGCTCGGGGATGAGCGGGACCTACGGCTGGAAGGAAGAGCGCTACGAGACGTCGATGACCGTGGGCCAGGAGATGTTCGACGGAATCGAGACCGTCGACGCCGATACGGCGGTGACGGAGTGTCCCACCTGTGCCATGCAGATGGAACACGGCAGCGGCGTAACGGTCTCGCACCCGCTGGAGCTGTTGTGTGAGGCACTCGACGTGTGA
- a CDS encoding PGF-CTERM-anchored ABC transporter substrate-binding protein: MRTQHERGIAIGIALLVVLGGLVGPVGATVVASDPAATAPSEDCAFPVERTDATGEPVTVEEEPETVVTLNPSAAQTMWEIGEREKVNGVSEYATYLEGAEDLTTVGAWSVDVETVVKLDPDLVLAPNTVPPETVEKLRDSGLTVYKFEMATSLADVQSKTRLTGELVGACDAADRRADEMVDTLADLETAVEGEDRPRVLYHMGGGYTAGEGTFIDSIIEAAGGTNVAAQAGIDGYAEISEEIVVEQDPQWIFTNSDIGSVPSSSGYEQTTALEKNQTLVVNANYVSQPAPRTVRPVEEITRFLHPTAYHGAMSDGIDFDESLDSNAIHWRGQEIFVADTTADRDTLTLRQVDADGELAGTLVKQFSFSDGSTQVLDTAEYEPGSYAFTEDGDVITVEDGTVTAVTDSSSDAVADGSFAIVEQTFAASFVDENGDPVSAISGSGAGATTPVRFESNRASYDVVVSSDDFEYDDPELARTVLRSSAFGREDVRLDHDAEEFILEGVRDGAYTVDFTDRDPGTYDFEFEVVDTAVADNASIAITEGEPALELDTNSASVHRGDVAEIDIDFINGATEGTLLVGDPSTDGYRANVSLVDDGDGSLTVAVNTYLAGTNPSKADHAAGDIIWAESNGDRATPENGADPSQELDGLLDTGRYEVAVATENDVDRAAATSDDVETLVVEPRKTHALSTWRVGPGNAGHLDAPSDIPRLTRNKILTETELVTPGDYLVAEISASGLEGLLGREADLDDGAITDDFEDAISPANTSAETWKGPRTESFGLFLEASDPAKNREPRRVDLHDREFETVLYNGTQDTYYAVVDLDEVVDEKPGALDEDTTYDVVFSVMDSRLLGYDESAWATEGDDLHETVSASIAVEEADATFRTKSVPDGEGVVVAPADEQTITGQTTLAPGSEVLVSVHTDGPDPFVKSDSAVEVLPNGTFATEFDFSDRGANEPFEVSVSSPRFEEETVTTEGFVVSPATTTAVPTPTQSPTTERSTVELTVESTESTAAGTTSASPVSETSQTSTPGFGVPVALGGLLLALVFSVRP; this comes from the coding sequence ATGCGAACACAGCACGAACGCGGAATCGCGATCGGAATTGCCCTCCTGGTCGTCCTTGGAGGCCTCGTCGGCCCGGTCGGCGCGACGGTCGTCGCGTCGGACCCCGCCGCGACGGCTCCGTCTGAGGACTGTGCGTTCCCGGTCGAGCGCACCGACGCGACCGGGGAACCGGTGACCGTCGAGGAGGAACCGGAGACGGTCGTGACACTCAATCCCAGCGCGGCACAGACGATGTGGGAGATCGGTGAGCGGGAGAAAGTGAATGGCGTCTCCGAGTACGCGACCTATCTCGAGGGTGCGGAGGACCTCACAACCGTCGGGGCGTGGTCGGTGGATGTCGAGACCGTCGTCAAGCTCGATCCGGACCTGGTGCTCGCGCCCAACACCGTCCCGCCAGAGACGGTCGAGAAGCTTCGAGACAGCGGGCTCACGGTCTACAAGTTCGAGATGGCGACGTCGCTCGCGGACGTTCAGTCGAAGACCCGGCTGACCGGCGAGCTGGTGGGGGCCTGTGATGCCGCCGACCGGCGGGCCGACGAAATGGTGGACACGCTCGCCGACCTTGAGACAGCCGTCGAGGGTGAGGACCGTCCGCGAGTCCTCTATCACATGGGCGGCGGCTACACGGCCGGCGAGGGGACGTTCATCGACAGCATCATCGAGGCCGCGGGGGGCACGAACGTCGCCGCGCAGGCTGGAATCGACGGATATGCCGAGATCAGTGAGGAAATCGTCGTCGAACAGGATCCGCAGTGGATTTTCACGAACAGCGACATCGGATCCGTCCCCTCGTCGAGCGGATACGAGCAGACCACGGCCCTCGAGAAGAACCAGACGCTGGTCGTAAACGCTAATTACGTGAGCCAGCCGGCGCCGCGCACCGTGCGCCCAGTCGAGGAGATTACGCGGTTCCTGCATCCGACCGCGTATCACGGGGCGATGTCGGACGGGATCGATTTCGACGAATCTCTCGACAGTAACGCGATTCACTGGCGCGGCCAGGAGATATTCGTCGCTGATACTACCGCGGACCGTGACACCCTGACGCTCCGTCAGGTCGATGCGGATGGGGAACTCGCGGGAACGCTGGTGAAACAGTTCTCGTTCTCCGACGGATCGACACAGGTGCTGGATACGGCGGAATACGAACCCGGATCCTACGCCTTCACCGAGGACGGTGACGTGATCACCGTCGAGGACGGTACTGTAACGGCGGTGACCGATAGCTCCTCGGATGCGGTCGCCGACGGATCCTTCGCGATCGTCGAACAGACGTTCGCGGCCTCGTTCGTCGACGAGAATGGGGACCCCGTCTCCGCTATTTCCGGTTCGGGGGCGGGTGCGACGACCCCCGTCCGGTTCGAATCCAACCGAGCGAGCTACGATGTCGTCGTCTCCAGCGATGACTTCGAATACGACGATCCTGAACTCGCCCGGACGGTTCTTCGATCGAGTGCGTTCGGCCGCGAGGACGTCAGGCTGGATCACGATGCCGAGGAGTTCATCCTCGAGGGGGTCAGGGACGGTGCATACACGGTCGACTTCACCGACAGGGATCCCGGCACCTACGACTTCGAGTTCGAGGTCGTGGATACCGCAGTTGCGGACAACGCGTCCATCGCCATCACCGAGGGTGAGCCAGCACTCGAACTCGACACCAACTCCGCGTCGGTCCATCGCGGGGACGTCGCAGAGATTGACATCGATTTCATCAACGGTGCGACAGAAGGGACGCTACTCGTCGGCGATCCCTCGACGGACGGATACCGGGCGAACGTCTCCCTCGTCGATGACGGCGATGGATCGCTCACCGTCGCCGTCAACACGTATCTCGCCGGGACGAACCCGTCCAAGGCCGACCACGCCGCCGGGGATATCATCTGGGCCGAATCGAACGGCGATCGAGCGACACCCGAGAATGGTGCCGATCCCTCGCAGGAACTCGACGGCCTGCTGGATACCGGCCGCTACGAGGTCGCCGTCGCCACGGAGAACGACGTCGATCGCGCCGCCGCAACCTCAGACGACGTCGAAACGCTCGTTGTCGAACCTCGGAAGACGCACGCGCTTTCCACGTGGCGTGTCGGGCCCGGGAACGCGGGCCACCTGGACGCACCGAGCGACATCCCGCGGCTCACCCGAAACAAAATTTTGACGGAAACCGAATTGGTGACGCCCGGGGACTACCTCGTTGCCGAGATTTCCGCGAGCGGTCTGGAAGGACTGCTCGGCAGGGAGGCAGACCTCGACGACGGGGCCATCACCGACGACTTCGAGGACGCCATCTCCCCCGCGAACACCTCGGCTGAGACCTGGAAGGGGCCGCGGACGGAATCCTTTGGGCTCTTCCTCGAAGCGTCTGACCCGGCCAAGAATCGAGAGCCACGCCGCGTCGACCTCCACGACCGGGAATTCGAGACGGTCCTCTACAACGGAACCCAGGACACCTACTACGCCGTCGTCGACCTCGACGAGGTCGTGGACGAAAAACCAGGCGCACTCGACGAGGACACGACCTACGACGTCGTCTTTTCGGTGATGGACTCGCGACTCCTCGGGTACGACGAGTCCGCCTGGGCCACCGAGGGAGACGACCTTCACGAGACCGTCTCTGCATCGATCGCCGTCGAGGAGGCCGACGCCACGTTCCGAACCAAGTCCGTCCCGGACGGTGAGGGCGTCGTCGTGGCGCCGGCAGACGAACAGACTATCACGGGCCAAACGACGCTTGCCCCGGGTAGCGAGGTACTCGTTTCCGTGCACACGGACGGCCCGGATCCATTCGTCAAATCCGACTCCGCCGTGGAGGTTCTGCCAAACGGTACCTTTGCCACCGAGTTCGACTTCAGCGACCGCGGAGCCAACGAACCGTTCGAGGTATCCGTGTCTTCGCCCCGGTTCGAAGAAGAGACGGTGACGACGGAGGGATTCGTGGTGTCACCGGCGACAACGACAGCGGTCCCGACGCCCACCCAGTCCCCCACGACCGAGCGTTCAACCGTCGAATTGACGGTCGAATCGACGGAGTCGACGGCGGCCGGAACCACATCGGCTTCGCCGGTGAGCGAGACGTCCCAGACCAGCACGCCGGGGTTCGGCGTTCCCGTGGCCCTAGGGGGACTTCTCCTCGCATTGGTATTTTCCGTTCGTCCCTGA
- a CDS encoding DUF368 domain-containing protein produces the protein MTDARELLTVYLKGFAMGAADAVPGVSGGTIALITGIYDRLVGAIAALDVAGARGLLRDVVGSRDPAARRSAIRRASVMDLPFLIVLGVGVVTAALTAANVIEWAVGAHAGPTYAFFFGLIVASVIVLRGELVLTSPAGWAVALVGFGLAYLVSGLSGGAIGSGPVVLFLSGVIGISAMVLPGISGSLILLTLGQYETIVGAVDALTAAAFALDPGLAVAPLTTLLVFATGALVGILSFARIVAWALTHHRVQTMTFLVALMVGALRAPGDRVLAATPEWTPVVAGGLVGWAVLGAVAVLGLDAMTDEITY, from the coding sequence ATGACTGACGCCCGCGAACTCCTGACCGTTTATCTGAAGGGGTTCGCGATGGGCGCCGCCGACGCGGTCCCCGGCGTCTCGGGTGGCACCATCGCGCTCATCACGGGCATCTACGATCGGCTTGTCGGCGCGATCGCCGCCCTCGACGTGGCGGGCGCCCGGGGCCTCCTCCGCGACGTCGTGGGCTCGCGCGATCCCGCGGCCCGCCGGTCTGCGATCCGCCGGGCGAGCGTCATGGATCTCCCGTTTCTAATCGTGCTGGGCGTCGGTGTGGTCACCGCCGCGCTCACCGCCGCGAACGTCATCGAGTGGGCCGTCGGCGCCCACGCCGGACCGACCTACGCCTTTTTCTTCGGGCTGATCGTCGCCTCCGTGATCGTCCTCCGGGGCGAGTTAGTATTGACGTCGCCCGCCGGCTGGGCGGTCGCTCTCGTGGGCTTCGGGCTCGCCTACCTCGTGAGCGGGCTCTCCGGCGGGGCGATCGGGTCGGGACCGGTCGTCCTCTTTCTCTCGGGGGTGATCGGCATCTCCGCGATGGTTCTTCCCGGGATTTCGGGCTCGCTCATCCTGCTCACGCTCGGCCAGTACGAGACCATCGTCGGGGCGGTCGACGCTCTCACGGCTGCCGCGTTCGCCCTCGATCCGGGTCTCGCCGTCGCGCCCCTGACGACGCTCCTCGTTTTCGCGACTGGCGCGCTCGTCGGCATCCTTTCGTTCGCCCGGATCGTCGCGTGGGCGCTCACCCACCACAGGGTGCAGACGATGACCTTCCTCGTCGCCCTCATGGTGGGGGCGCTTCGCGCGCCGGGCGACAGGGTGCTCGCTGCCACGCCCGAGTGGACCCCGGTCGTGGCCGGGGGGCTGGTCGGCTGGGCGGTGCTGGGCGCTGTCGCCGTACTCGGCCTGGACGCGATGACCGACGAAATCACATACTAA